A region of Paenibacillus sp. JNUCC-31 DNA encodes the following proteins:
- a CDS encoding GNAT family N-acetyltransferase: MEIKIREIVANDYTDVVFLWNDVLEIRNVNDENFRVTTKKMNDAGNYKTFVALFENDVVGFVTIVQALSIGVSIGYLHIQALAVKKEFQHRGVGTKLLRHTENYAKEIGISSIILCSGFKRTDAHAFYEHNGYDKDSYCFDKSISLD; encoded by the coding sequence ATGGAAATTAAGATACGAGAAATTGTAGCGAATGATTATACTGATGTTGTTTTTCTATGGAACGATGTGCTTGAGATTCGCAATGTCAATGATGAAAACTTTCGAGTTACAACAAAAAAAATGAATGATGCCGGGAATTACAAAACATTTGTTGCATTATTCGAAAACGATGTGGTTGGCTTTGTAACTATAGTTCAGGCATTATCCATAGGGGTTTCGATTGGTTATTTACATATCCAAGCTCTTGCCGTTAAAAAGGAATTTCAGCATCGTGGGGTAGGTACAAAACTATTAAGACATACTGAAAATTATGCTAAAGAAATCGGAATATCAAGCATTATTTTATGCAGCGGATTCAAGCGAACAGACGCTCATGCTTTTTATGAGCATAATGGTTATGACAAGGATTCATACTGCTTTGATAAGAGTATTAGCCTGGACTAG
- a CDS encoding stalk domain-containing protein yields the protein MKRLVSLLLMLSLVVGIGSVASALDQSLLDLPFKERAANVYNPSLKKVLLDISKDNKLTTTQHNSIYVPVKDVFKQSGATFNWDGKKKITTVKNQGQELILNFSGKEITSGKNQVVLPRESLANVM from the coding sequence ATGAAACGATTAGTTTCTCTATTGTTGATGTTAAGTTTAGTTGTGGGTATAGGATCCGTTGCATCTGCTTTGGATCAATCCTTATTGGATCTACCTTTTAAGGAACGTGCGGCGAACGTGTATAATCCTTCACTAAAAAAGGTCTTGTTAGATATCTCAAAGGACAACAAGTTAACTACAACCCAACATAACTCCATTTATGTTCCTGTGAAGGATGTTTTTAAACAATCTGGAGCAACGTTTAATTGGGACGGAAAGAAAAAAATTACTACGGTTAAAAATCAAGGCCAAGAACTGATTCTTAATTTCTCTGGCAAAGAAATCACATCGGGTAAAAATCAAGTTGTTCTCCCTCGAGAGAGCCTCGCGAACGTGATGTAA
- a CDS encoding DinB family protein has product MKTIKCMMDHLYWADGRILDALEESGTKNKDLLKLVRHVAVAERVWLSRLQGKGSAQYSLWEETEDLTAIRTMFEDNAEQYRVYIAELEESELDEMIDYANQSGVPFRTSVRDILLQVLLHGQYHRGQINRALRIESAEPVQVDYITFARLSRGRTT; this is encoded by the coding sequence ATGAAGACGATCAAATGTATGATGGACCACCTGTACTGGGCAGACGGACGTATCTTGGACGCGCTCGAAGAGAGTGGGACGAAGAACAAGGACCTTCTGAAGCTGGTCCGGCATGTTGCGGTCGCGGAACGAGTCTGGCTGTCCCGATTGCAGGGCAAGGGCAGTGCGCAATATTCGTTGTGGGAGGAAACGGAAGACCTGACGGCGATCCGGACGATGTTCGAAGATAACGCCGAGCAATATCGCGTCTATATCGCAGAGCTTGAGGAATCTGAGTTGGACGAAATGATCGACTATGCGAATCAGAGCGGGGTTCCGTTCCGAACATCCGTCCGGGACATCCTGCTGCAGGTCCTCTTGCATGGGCAATATCACCGGGGGCAGATCAACCGGGCACTTCGGATCGAATCGGCGGAGCCTGTCCAAGTCGATTACATCACGTTCGCGAGGCTCTCTCGAGGGAGAACAACTTGA
- a CDS encoding MarR family transcriptional regulator, which translates to MQPMDLSKQWIFKSFIHLMSQQDIRESKLSVRMSEEIHKFEKEFGEKGNLTLSEIHLIACIGDFSPINVTSISEKTGLTKGSITRISKKLLKLALIKRQQINDNKKEVYYSLTSKGRKIYVIHHRIHQEIEERFMNFLDKYTADELVFASKFIQDLTEWDY; encoded by the coding sequence ATGCAGCCAATGGATCTTTCTAAACAATGGATTTTTAAAAGCTTTATCCATCTTATGAGTCAACAGGACATAAGGGAAAGCAAGTTATCCGTCCGAATGAGTGAGGAAATACATAAATTTGAAAAGGAATTTGGCGAAAAAGGGAATTTGACCTTGTCGGAGATTCACCTCATCGCATGTATCGGAGATTTCTCACCGATTAATGTCACCTCCATTTCAGAAAAAACCGGATTAACCAAAGGCTCCATCACAAGAATTAGCAAAAAACTTCTAAAACTGGCGTTAATCAAAAGACAGCAGATTAATGACAATAAAAAAGAAGTCTATTATAGTTTGACTTCGAAAGGCCGAAAAATTTATGTTATCCATCATCGAATCCATCAGGAAATTGAAGAGCGGTTCATGAATTTTTTGGATAAGTATACTGCGGATGAACTTGTTTTTGCGAGTAAGTTCATCCAGGATTTAACGGAGTGGGACTATTAA
- a CDS encoding monooxygenase: MNYGVIIIGGGPVGMMLAGELALADVKVCVLEKLEDTTPYSRALSIHPRTLEILDLRGLKTELLKIGKPLPTGHFAGLETRLDFTVIDSSSNYSLFIAQSETEKVLERRARELGAEIRRGTEVSSISPNSEYVEVIATGTEGEMTLTAAYVVGADGAGSIVRKQANIPFNGTDATLTSVQGDVVLKRPPVTSVVSSFDENGMIMIVPVSKELHRVVFIDPDRKSIPKDTPVTLEELRSGMLRMLGDDYGISDPYWMTRFGNATRQADRYREGRIFLAGDAAHIHFPAGGQGMNVGLQEVMNLGWKLAAELKGWAPEGLLDSYHEERFPVNSALLRNTRVQTQLFGTDFSSTTIDLRRLISNLLEIPEANYRLASQIAAVDVGYKVLDTVSAHPLNGRRLAEIKLRKENGDIFSSYELFREGKYVLVNLVNDHLVESIIRRLPNQHFTFVSATLAEPALDWNNVHTAMIRPDGYIAWAISDQESELEQCIVEGIKSISKE, encoded by the coding sequence ATGAATTATGGTGTGATTATCATCGGCGGGGGACCTGTCGGCATGATGTTGGCAGGGGAACTCGCTTTGGCGGACGTCAAGGTTTGTGTTTTGGAGAAATTAGAAGATACCACCCCATACTCTAGAGCACTTAGCATCCATCCTCGTACATTAGAAATTCTGGACTTGCGCGGTTTAAAAACGGAATTGTTGAAGATCGGGAAACCGTTGCCGACCGGGCATTTTGCAGGCTTGGAAACTCGGTTGGACTTTACGGTCATCGACTCTTCATCCAATTATTCATTGTTTATTGCCCAATCCGAAACCGAAAAGGTACTGGAGCGCAGAGCCAGAGAGCTAGGTGCAGAAATACGGCGAGGAACGGAAGTATCGTCCATCTCACCAAATTCAGAATATGTAGAAGTGATAGCCACTGGAACTGAAGGCGAAATGACATTAACAGCAGCATATGTGGTTGGTGCAGACGGAGCCGGAAGCATTGTACGTAAACAGGCGAACATTCCCTTTAATGGAACAGATGCAACACTTACCTCGGTCCAAGGCGATGTTGTGCTTAAACGCCCGCCTGTAACGAGTGTCGTTTCCAGTTTTGACGAGAACGGAATGATCATGATCGTTCCTGTGTCTAAAGAGTTGCATCGTGTAGTTTTTATCGATCCGGATCGAAAATCCATTCCTAAGGATACACCGGTCACACTGGAGGAACTACGCTCGGGAATGCTCCGCATGTTAGGGGACGACTATGGGATTTCAGATCCGTACTGGATGACTCGCTTTGGCAATGCTACCCGACAAGCTGACCGCTACAGGGAGGGAAGAATATTCCTTGCAGGGGATGCTGCTCATATTCATTTCCCTGCCGGAGGTCAAGGTATGAATGTGGGACTGCAAGAGGTCATGAATCTCGGGTGGAAATTGGCTGCGGAACTGAAAGGATGGGCACCAGAAGGGTTGCTCGATAGTTACCATGAAGAGCGTTTTCCCGTCAATTCAGCATTGCTTAGGAATACACGTGTACAAACGCAGCTATTTGGTACCGATTTTTCATCGACTACGATCGATCTGCGGAGATTGATATCCAACTTATTGGAAATCCCTGAAGCAAACTACCGCTTAGCGAGTCAAATTGCAGCCGTGGATGTTGGCTATAAAGTGCTAGATACCGTTTCTGCACATCCGTTAAATGGTCGCAGGCTTGCAGAGATCAAACTGCGCAAGGAAAACGGCGATATCTTCAGCAGTTACGAACTTTTCCGGGAAGGCAAATATGTATTGGTGAATCTCGTTAATGATCATCTCGTGGAAAGCATCATTCGTCGTCTGCCGAATCAGCATTTCACATTTGTTAGCGCGACGTTGGCGGAACCAGCTCTTGACTGGAACAATGTGCACACAGCAATGATTCGTCCGGATGGATATATTGCATGGGCAATTTCCGATCAAGAAAGTGAATTGGAACAATGCATTGTGGAAGGTATTAAGAGTATCAGCAAAGAGTAA
- a CDS encoding RidA family protein encodes MKIINPSTLTQTVTNLISQIIITPASPLAFISGQVALNEKGELIGKGDYLLQAKQVFGNLKLALEAIDTEAKSIVQMRIYVVNHKPELVDSIFKAGFEVFGDGWPKTASTFIGVQALAFEEWLIEVDAIASISN; translated from the coding sequence ATGAAAATAATAAATCCGAGCACCCTCACACAAACAGTGACGAATCTCATTTCACAAATCATCATTACACCCGCTTCTCCGTTAGCTTTTATTTCCGGACAAGTTGCGTTAAACGAAAAAGGCGAGCTGATCGGAAAGGGTGACTATCTACTCCAGGCCAAGCAAGTCTTTGGCAATCTGAAATTAGCCTTGGAGGCAATCGATACCGAAGCGAAAAGTATTGTTCAAATGAGGATTTATGTCGTAAACCATAAGCCTGAGTTGGTTGATTCGATCTTTAAAGCCGGATTTGAAGTATTCGGGGACGGATGGCCCAAAACGGCTAGTACCTTTATAGGTGTTCAGGCGCTTGCCTTTGAGGAGTGGTTAATTGAAGTGGATGCAATTGCATCGATTTCCAACTAA
- a CDS encoding Type 1 glutamine amidotransferase-like domain-containing protein: protein MKTHYYFSWFNDFFPEKLVKLLHEDIQDRKSLVMISADPSGYTGEQINSDDVSERTWFNHANIIFDEYHFIDYRMQKEDAQRFIQNASVIFLCGGYPVLQNDFLAEYELSDVIKNSNAIIMGASAGALNMAAKWLSLIETGNEVETSTIYDGIGLNHFAYESHSKRDYATFVQGYLFPLSEEIDVYAAEQESAIRVKDGKIEIMGPVYLISHSKIQKLVETL, encoded by the coding sequence TTGAAGACTCACTACTATTTCAGTTGGTTTAATGATTTTTTTCCAGAGAAGCTGGTCAAATTGTTGCATGAGGATATACAAGACAGAAAATCGCTTGTTATGATTAGCGCTGATCCGTCTGGTTATACAGGTGAGCAAATTAATTCTGATGATGTTTCTGAAAGGACATGGTTTAATCATGCTAACATTATTTTTGATGAATATCATTTCATTGATTACCGTATGCAGAAGGAAGATGCCCAGCGATTCATTCAAAACGCTTCTGTCATTTTTTTATGCGGTGGATATCCTGTTTTGCAGAACGATTTTTTGGCGGAATATGAATTATCGGATGTTATCAAGAACAGCAATGCCATTATAATGGGTGCCAGCGCTGGCGCGTTAAACATGGCTGCCAAATGGTTAAGCTTGATAGAGACTGGCAATGAAGTTGAAACAAGTACTATTTATGATGGTATTGGCTTAAACCATTTTGCCTATGAATCTCATTCTAAACGAGACTACGCCACGTTTGTTCAAGGCTACCTATTTCCCTTGTCTGAAGAGATCGATGTTTATGCGGCAGAACAGGAGAGCGCTATACGTGTAAAGGACGGCAAAATAGAAATAATGGGTCCTGTATATTTAATTTCCCACTCTAAGATTCAGAAATTGGTTGAGACACTCTAA
- a CDS encoding DedA family protein yields the protein MEHWITEIMDAYGYLGVFLLIALENLFPPIPSEVILTFGGFMTTKSGLSIFGVIAAATAGSVAGAICLYGVGKMLSVNRLETLILRYGKFLRLKPEDIRKSYDWFDRHGSWAVFLGRLVPLIRSLISVPAGSTGMSFLPFLVLTTIGSLIWNTALVYLGSAVGGSWEKIVGYMDLYSNAVYVLLALGAAVIGILFLRKRVLKS from the coding sequence ATGGAACATTGGATAACCGAAATTATGGACGCGTATGGTTACCTGGGCGTTTTTCTGCTCATCGCATTGGAAAATCTGTTTCCCCCCATTCCTTCGGAAGTCATTCTTACCTTTGGCGGGTTCATGACTACCAAATCGGGTTTGAGCATATTCGGAGTCATCGCTGCCGCAACCGCCGGCTCGGTCGCAGGAGCAATCTGCCTCTATGGGGTCGGGAAAATGTTATCTGTAAACAGGCTGGAAACACTCATCTTGAGATATGGGAAATTTCTGCGTTTGAAACCCGAAGATATCCGGAAGTCATATGACTGGTTCGATCGGCATGGATCATGGGCCGTTTTTCTGGGTCGTCTTGTACCTTTGATTCGCAGCCTCATCTCCGTTCCTGCCGGAAGCACCGGGATGAGTTTTCTGCCTTTCCTTGTCCTGACAACGATTGGTTCACTGATCTGGAATACGGCTCTCGTATATTTGGGTTCGGCAGTCGGAGGTTCCTGGGAGAAGATCGTGGGTTACATGGACTTGTATTCCAATGCCGTATATGTCCTTCTGGCACTGGGAGCAGCCGTGATTGGTATATTATTTTTGCGCAAGCGGGTTCTCAAAAGCTAG
- a CDS encoding PadR family transcriptional regulator, whose translation MNAEMLKGTIDLLILSVLVRQDNYGYEISKAVKEQTEGAFEIQEATLYLSLKRLEKQGAISAYWGDQSHGGRRKYYSVTEDGKRLFAKFIKDWKTTTEIVNRFI comes from the coding sequence ATGAATGCGGAAATGCTCAAAGGAACGATCGATCTCCTCATTTTGTCTGTATTGGTCAGGCAGGACAATTACGGTTACGAAATCTCCAAGGCCGTTAAAGAACAAACGGAGGGGGCATTCGAAATCCAGGAAGCCACGCTGTATCTTTCTTTGAAGCGTCTGGAAAAGCAAGGAGCGATTTCAGCATATTGGGGGGATCAAAGTCATGGAGGCCGGCGCAAATATTATTCGGTCACCGAAGATGGCAAGCGATTGTTTGCCAAGTTCATTAAGGACTGGAAGACTACAACCGAGATCGTGAATCGGTTCATTTGA
- a CDS encoding RNA polymerase sigma factor has translation MSRAQDKKKIPVLPEEQEHIQHFEAIYNQYRDRIRNYIAVKTNSATADDLTQQAFLRAMENFHLFKCNSSIFTWLFKIAQNIVKNEYRRRSRNKEMVHEVIDFQTQSISLDIARDVDIRLDISAALARLNELDQQIISLRFFVDCTLLEISKIIGMPESAVKNRLYRALNKLKKELKEWGDITIMSIKELISIVDKSEAPSKNDGMNKVYHDLFEELKSNVDRIITTYRHRPSQKIAIEIYPDLPTFHQAINEPDAPNWYMGTYEDNKIKIVSPLNPGPEHTYQSVLRHTISLFTMWLVKDINPLAPKWLTHGLGGHEAKQMSQEYIQYSTSESIQNNAVPSFQALTNDTWDFEKIGGYGFSHLLIEYLIHSYSLDALNKFIRDATDFQGAFQVSEAELHGMWVQYLKSRLC, from the coding sequence GTGTCACGAGCTCAAGACAAAAAGAAAATCCCTGTTCTTCCGGAGGAGCAGGAGCACATCCAACATTTCGAAGCCATTTACAATCAATATCGAGATAGAATTCGAAATTATATTGCAGTAAAGACAAATTCGGCAACTGCCGATGACTTAACGCAACAAGCTTTTTTAAGAGCAATGGAAAACTTTCACTTGTTTAAGTGCAACTCCAGTATATTTACTTGGCTATTCAAAATCGCGCAAAATATTGTGAAAAACGAGTATCGTAGGAGATCACGAAATAAAGAAATGGTGCACGAAGTAATCGATTTTCAGACCCAATCGATATCCCTCGATATTGCCAGAGATGTCGATATCCGTCTTGATATCAGTGCTGCATTAGCCCGATTGAATGAATTAGATCAGCAAATCATATCATTGCGTTTTTTCGTCGATTGCACTTTATTGGAAATATCCAAAATCATCGGGATGCCTGAAAGTGCAGTCAAGAACAGACTCTATCGTGCCTTAAACAAACTAAAAAAAGAATTAAAAGAATGGGGTGACATTACAATCATGTCTATTAAAGAATTGATATCAATTGTGGATAAAAGCGAGGCTCCCTCCAAGAATGATGGTATGAACAAGGTATACCATGACTTATTTGAAGAGTTGAAAAGCAATGTAGATCGAATTATTACAACCTATCGTCATCGACCTTCTCAGAAAATCGCTATTGAGATCTATCCGGATCTGCCCACTTTTCATCAAGCAATAAACGAGCCGGATGCGCCCAATTGGTATATGGGAACCTATGAAGACAATAAAATTAAAATCGTATCCCCACTCAACCCAGGCCCTGAACATACGTATCAATCGGTACTACGGCACACTATAAGCTTGTTTACGATGTGGTTAGTGAAGGATATTAATCCGTTGGCACCGAAATGGCTTACACACGGTCTCGGCGGGCATGAAGCCAAACAAATGTCACAAGAATATATCCAGTATAGCACCTCCGAATCGATTCAAAATAACGCTGTCCCTAGCTTTCAAGCATTAACTAATGATACCTGGGATTTCGAGAAGATAGGGGGATATGGATTCTCGCACTTGCTCATAGAATATCTCATCCATTCATACAGTTTAGATGCGCTCAACAAATTCATACGCGATGCCACTGATTTTCAAGGCGCATTTCAAGTATCGGAAGCTGAGCTGCACGGGATGTGGGTGCAATATTTAAAATCTAGGCTATGTTAA
- a CDS encoding MerR family transcriptional regulator codes for MHTVKEAALITGLTEHAVRFYTDKGLVPSVQRNQNNIRMFDEESINWLHGIKCLKQSGMSIEVIKKYIDLCLEGDSTIPQRCALMMEHKEAALVQLEEAKRHIAHLEQKTALYQAILEHRSPDTTNPGNWDKIQHMHADVFYSPTVRKA; via the coding sequence ATGCATACGGTCAAAGAAGCCGCCCTGATAACGGGACTTACCGAGCATGCTGTACGCTTTTATACGGATAAAGGCCTGGTGCCAAGCGTGCAGCGCAATCAAAACAATATTCGGATGTTCGACGAAGAATCGATCAACTGGCTGCATGGCATCAAATGCCTCAAGCAATCCGGGATGTCTATTGAAGTCATTAAAAAGTATATCGATCTATGTCTCGAAGGGGATTCGACCATCCCGCAACGCTGCGCACTCATGATGGAGCATAAAGAAGCGGCTCTCGTTCAGCTCGAAGAAGCCAAACGGCATATTGCGCATTTGGAACAAAAGACTGCTCTATATCAGGCTATTCTGGAGCACCGCTCTCCAGACACAACCAATCCCGGTAACTGGGACAAAATTCAACATATGCATGCTGACGTATTTTACTCGCCGACAGTTCGGAAGGCGTGA
- a CDS encoding aldo/keto reductase, with product MQTVTLNNGVKMPIIGFGVYQVPDAEECENTVYEALMAGYRLIDTASGYLNEEAVGRAIKRSGIPREELFITTKLWVQDADYERAKLAFSKSLKKLQLDYLDLYLIHQPFGDYYGAWRAMEDLYREGKIKAIGVSNFLPDRLMDLIVHNKIVPAVNQVETHPFYQQIENGAFMKEQGVQHQSWAPFAEGRGNLFGNDVLTSIASKHNKSVAQVVLRWLVQREVVVIPKSVKKERIVENFNIFDFELSVDDIEQISALDTQESLFLSYRDPEIAKMMGNWRIDL from the coding sequence ATGCAAACCGTAACATTAAACAATGGTGTGAAAATGCCGATCATCGGCTTTGGTGTCTACCAGGTTCCAGATGCTGAAGAATGCGAGAACACCGTATATGAAGCGCTGATGGCTGGTTACCGTCTGATCGACACCGCTTCCGGTTATCTGAATGAGGAAGCGGTCGGACGCGCGATCAAGCGCAGCGGCATACCGCGTGAAGAGCTGTTCATTACGACCAAGCTCTGGGTTCAGGATGCCGACTACGAGCGCGCCAAGCTTGCTTTTTCCAAATCCTTAAAAAAGCTACAGCTCGACTATCTCGATCTATATCTTATTCACCAGCCGTTCGGCGATTACTACGGCGCTTGGCGTGCGATGGAAGACCTATATCGCGAAGGTAAAATCAAGGCGATTGGTGTCAGCAACTTCCTGCCCGACCGTCTGATGGACCTCATCGTGCATAATAAAATTGTGCCTGCCGTTAACCAGGTCGAAACGCACCCGTTTTATCAGCAGATTGAGAATGGCGCTTTTATGAAGGAGCAGGGAGTGCAGCACCAGTCGTGGGCACCGTTCGCTGAAGGAAGGGGCAACCTATTCGGCAACGATGTGCTGACATCGATCGCGTCAAAACACAATAAGTCCGTCGCCCAGGTCGTGTTGCGTTGGCTTGTTCAGCGTGAAGTTGTTGTAATTCCAAAATCGGTAAAAAAAGAGCGGATCGTCGAAAACTTCAACATTTTTGATTTTGAGTTGAGCGTGGACGATATCGAACAAATTTCGGCCCTCGATACGCAGGAAAGTCTTTTCTTATCGTACCGCGATCCCGAAATCGCCAAAATGATGGGCAACTGGAGAATTGATCTGTAA
- a CDS encoding alpha/beta hydrolase, whose protein sequence is MTNKVVLETAAKQFAEATANPPYLFDHGPVKGREVVDQVQSGSVNKLPVDIEELTINGGPKGSVSLTIVRPQNAPSVLPVILYTHGAGWVFGNAHTHDRLIRELAVGSQSAVVFTNYSLSPEDRYPVAIEEVYAALGWVAENGSEYGLDTNHIVVAGDSVGGNMSAAITLMAKDRKGPKIHKQLLFYPVTDASFDNDSYRQFAEGYFLRRDGMQWFWDQYTTDPDQRKEIYASPLQATTEQLAGLPEALVITGEADVLRDEGEAYANKLREAGVRVTAVRFQGIIHDFVMLNDLADTAAARGALLLANAWIQA, encoded by the coding sequence ATGACAAATAAAGTCGTACTCGAAACAGCTGCTAAACAATTTGCGGAAGCGACAGCCAACCCTCCCTATTTGTTCGATCATGGCCCGGTGAAAGGCCGCGAAGTCGTCGATCAAGTCCAATCCGGTTCGGTGAATAAATTGCCAGTAGATATAGAAGAATTGACTATTAACGGCGGGCCTAAGGGCAGTGTGTCTCTTACCATTGTCCGCCCGCAGAATGCACCGAGTGTGCTTCCGGTTATTCTGTACACACACGGAGCAGGCTGGGTATTCGGTAACGCACATACGCATGATCGATTGATCCGTGAATTAGCCGTTGGTTCCCAGTCTGCAGTTGTGTTCACAAATTACAGTTTATCTCCCGAGGATCGCTATCCAGTAGCGATCGAAGAAGTATACGCGGCACTCGGCTGGGTGGCTGAGAACGGCAGCGAATACGGATTGGATACGAACCACATTGTAGTAGCCGGTGACAGCGTCGGTGGTAACATGAGCGCAGCCATTACGCTGATGGCCAAAGACCGAAAAGGACCGAAAATTCACAAACAATTGTTGTTCTACCCGGTAACAGACGCTTCTTTCGATAACGATTCCTATAGACAATTTGCCGAAGGATACTTTTTGCGTCGTGACGGCATGCAATGGTTCTGGGATCAATACACGACGGACCCGGATCAGAGAAAAGAAATTTACGCGTCTCCTCTGCAAGCGACAACCGAGCAATTGGCAGGACTTCCTGAAGCTCTGGTCATTACAGGCGAGGCTGATGTTTTGCGAGACGAGGGTGAAGCGTACGCCAATAAACTACGGGAAGCCGGTGTTAGAGTAACGGCAGTTCGCTTCCAAGGCATCATCCATGACTTCGTAATGCTAAATGATTTGGCCGACACCGCTGCTGCTCGCGGAGCCCTTCTACTGGCTAACGCCTGGATTCAGGCATAA
- a CDS encoding zinc-dependent alcohol dehydrogenase family protein — protein sequence MKAIQLTNGFGLEELTMTELDKPTPGPKEVLIRMRAASLNYRDLMVLSGVMPVDIKFPFIPLSDGAGEVVAVGQGVTRIHVGNRVAGNLQQRFLAGNPRAEVLADSLGGPLNGVAAEYVVLHEDGVVPIPDHLTYEEASTLPIAALTAWSMLIEYGGLQAGDTVLLQGTGGVSIFGLQFSLMTGARVIITSSSNAKLERAKALGAWQTINYSEVPDWDQKALELTDGGVDHVLDVGGAATMVKSINALRTGGTLSMVGFLSGLTIPEYDVTSILQKAATVRGSQVGNRDHFEKMNRAIAHHRLHPVIDRVFPLDRIGEAFALLAEGKQYFGKIVVQI from the coding sequence ATGAAAGCTATACAACTGACAAACGGCTTCGGCTTAGAGGAATTAACCATGACGGAACTCGACAAACCAACCCCAGGCCCTAAGGAGGTGCTGATCCGCATGAGGGCAGCGTCTCTCAATTACCGGGATCTAATGGTCCTGAGTGGAGTAATGCCAGTCGACATCAAGTTTCCCTTCATTCCATTATCAGACGGAGCGGGAGAAGTTGTCGCCGTAGGCCAAGGCGTAACAAGAATTCACGTTGGGAACCGGGTCGCAGGTAATTTGCAGCAACGATTCTTGGCCGGCAACCCAAGAGCTGAGGTATTAGCAGACAGTCTGGGAGGTCCGTTGAACGGAGTGGCGGCCGAGTATGTCGTTCTGCACGAAGACGGAGTCGTCCCTATTCCAGATCACCTCACTTATGAGGAGGCCTCCACCCTGCCGATCGCGGCATTAACCGCATGGAGTATGCTAATCGAATACGGTGGTTTGCAAGCGGGTGATACTGTGCTGCTGCAAGGAACAGGCGGTGTCTCCATCTTCGGGCTTCAATTCTCGCTTATGACCGGAGCACGAGTTATCATCACGTCGAGCAGCAACGCCAAGCTGGAACGGGCAAAAGCTCTCGGGGCATGGCAAACCATCAACTATTCCGAAGTTCCCGATTGGGATCAGAAGGCGCTCGAGCTGACTGACGGCGGTGTCGATCATGTGCTGGATGTTGGAGGAGCGGCAACAATGGTGAAATCCATCAATGCGCTTCGCACAGGAGGGACATTGAGTATGGTCGGGTTCTTATCGGGCTTGACCATTCCGGAATACGATGTCACCAGCATTTTGCAGAAAGCCGCAACGGTTCGCGGCAGTCAAGTCGGCAACCGGGATCACTTTGAAAAGATGAATCGAGCGATTGCCCATCATCGTTTACATCCCGTCATCGACCGTGTATTCCCTCTCGATCGAATTGGAGAAGCATTCGCCCTCTTGGCTGAAGGAAAACAATATTTTGGTAAAATCGTAGTCCAAATCTAA